From one Candidatus Poribacteria bacterium genomic stretch:
- a CDS encoding phytanoyl-CoA dioxygenase family protein, translating into MGWQKDSQQLKDSFDRDGFVVIPGFYTPEETAALNAHIDKFITETLPQLPSDAAFYEVKGQTESIMRLQGMASYDDHFKELTESDRFAKLAELLLDDGVVSKNMEWFTKPARSDAETPPHQDGFYFMLEPNEALTLWLALDTVNGGSHRRGMRPHGQTAVFGFSLGVTDYGETDYQEEAAIHAAPGDMIVHHCMTIHRAGSNTTANPRRALGLVYYAQRAKADAERQAAYRKELMERWEKEGKI; encoded by the coding sequence ATGGGCTGGCAGAAGGATTCACAACAACTTAAAGATTCCTTTGACCGAGATGGATTTGTGGTCATTCCCGGTTTCTATACCCCGGAAGAGACAGCGGCGTTAAACGCTCACATAGACAAGTTTATCACAGAGACGTTGCCCCAATTACCGTCGGACGCGGCCTTTTACGAAGTCAAGGGGCAGACCGAAAGTATTATGCGGTTGCAGGGCATGGCATCTTATGACGACCATTTTAAGGAACTGACCGAGAGTGACCGGTTTGCCAAGTTAGCGGAATTGCTGCTAGACGATGGGGTTGTAAGTAAAAATATGGAGTGGTTCACGAAACCTGCCCGCAGCGACGCAGAAACGCCACCCCATCAGGACGGGTTCTACTTCATGCTCGAACCAAACGAGGCACTGACGTTGTGGCTGGCACTGGATACGGTGAATGGGGGTTCTCACCGCCGGGGTATGAGACCCCACGGACAGACGGCGGTGTTCGGGTTCTCTCTAGGGGTCACAGACTACGGCGAGACGGATTACCAAGAGGAAGCAGCTATCCATGCTGCGCCGGGCGATATGATTGTGCATCATTGCATGACGATTCACCGCGCAGGTTCCAATACCACAGCGAATCCGCGCCGGGCGCTGGGGCTTGTCTATTACGCCCAACGTGCTAAGGCGGATGCAGAACGTCAGGCGGCGTACAGGAAAGAGCTAATGGAACGGTGGGAAAAAGAGGGAAAAATTTAG